In Mus pahari chromosome 12, PAHARI_EIJ_v1.1, whole genome shotgun sequence, the genomic window ACACTGATTCAGGAGAGCACAGTATCTCTTCAGCTACCCAGTCAGAGTAAGGCCTTACAAAGATCAGGTGATTAATAGGGTTTGTGGCTCTAGTCTGATTCATGGTTGACTCTCAGATCTATCTTATGTGTCTTCCTCAAGTTCTGGAATGCGTGATTATGACAGGGATACTTAGCACCTGGCCAAATGGGCAGGTGAGAGCTGCCATTTCCTaggaaaataatagataaaattagTATGTCCCCAGAGGGTTTATAAAGATTAATCCCACCGTCAAGGACTCACAGGATGCCAGTGTGGGGATTCTCACTCAgcttttttatttggtttgtgcaAAAGACAGATGGATCTTGGAGAATGTTAATAGATTATTAAAAGTTTAGCCAAGTGATGACTTCAGTTGATTAATTTACAAGATGTAGTTTCATTGTTTGAGCAAATCAACATGTGCCCTGGTACTTTATAAACAGCCAATGATCTGGCAAGTCCCCTTTTCTCCATAAGACAAATGGCTAGGCCAGCAGTATACTTATACTGCAGTTCCTACTTCACAAGAGTATCATCTTCCTAGCCCAGCACCATAGTTTAATTTCCAAGGATCTCGATCCCATTTCCTTTCAGAGCTATGCCACTGCTCCTTTACGATGATGGCATGGCTGACTGGGCATGGCGAATGTAAAGTATCAAGGACTGTGGACATATTAACACACAAATTATTGTCAAAGGGTGGGAAGTGAAATTCAGGGCCTTGTCCCTCAGAGAAATTTCTAGGGCTCTCTGGTGTGGGGCATGTTAAGATCCCTTCTAAGGTAAAGGGTGAGATGCTTCAACTGGTGTTTCCTGGaaccaaagggaaaaggaaaatagtACAGTGTCTGTGTGGTTTTGCCTAGGAAACATGTCCTAAATCACAAGGAAGTTACACAAAGGTGAAACCTTCCTGCTCCTCATCGTAGTCTCCCTCAGCCTATATCTCTGATCATAGAGATCACCTCTCTCTGGGTCCCTGGACACTCAGCCTCAACCTCAGAGTCACACCTGAAGTCTCAGGCTTTCAGACTCACACTGAGCTGTGTCACCAAAATCCTGGTGTCCCCAGCCTGAGATGACCTCTCACAGAACTTCTCAACCTCCATAATTGCATGAGACAATTTCCACAGTAAATGCCCTTTCATATGTCTATACTAATAGTCTCCTCATTCTGTATCTCTGGAAAGTCCAGTTATGCACACAGATGATGTTGTTATACTAAAACTGAGTTTTTAGTTTATGTTTAGAATTGGTTCCCTAAGTTGTTGATTAATTACTTGTAGACTGATGTTTGATCATACTTTGCTGTGACCTAAAAGGATTTAGGTTGACTTTAACAATTCAGTAATTATTAAGGCGTGTTTTTATATAACAGCAGACAAACGAGGAATCAGAGTCAAGGTAAAgtaagttattatttattattattattatgtaataaGTCTAGATGGATTTGTAAGTAGGAAAGCACATATTGAAGTCTACTCAGTTTCTGTAATGTGGCCTAAATCTTGACTAGACTCGAGGCTCCTTTCTAAGCAGAGCTGAGAGAGCACAATCGGTTTTTTTATACCAGCAGATTTCAGTAAGAGCAGAGCAGAGTGCTGTTGCCACAACCTGCTAAGGGGATCTAAGTTGATTAGTTAATATGGTTCAAATAGAGAAGGTCTCTTTGGATGAATTTGCTTTAGATTTCAGCTCATTCACATTTACACTAGGGAATTCTCGGTAAATATTTCACCAATGATCTAGTGAAAATCCAAGCAACCCCCACAGCAGCTTTAAGCATAAGTCAGTTGTTTATAATTTCAGCATGGAGCcagcaaagcttccttcttccctcttgggATCACAGCAGCCTTGGTttgaagtaggcaagccagagAGACCTGAGCTAAGTGAAGACCGACGAGAGAGAGACCCATCCACAAAGCTCCCGGGGTTCTCCCTGTGGGCCTAAGACTCCAACAGTGATGGAAAGCCAGCTTCAGCCTTCAGacagactagaaaagaaattagactagaaatggaaaaggaaattaGAAGTGAAATGTTTGTCTAGAGTTGGGGGTGGCCTTAGTGTCATAGAACAAGTGGTATTCCCCCAGTTTTACTTCCCTGTTGCCCATACATAACCCTTCATAAGAACAGAAACGTGAGGATGGaaactgaggagggaagggggggagaaggagagaaaggggagaggagactagagaagagaggggagggagggaacagagtGGCAAAGAGAACAGGGCAGCGAAGAGAAAAGAGCAGAAGgggaggatgaaggaaggaaggaggaagaagagggaagggcagAAAAGAGGGGGATTATAGCACTTTCAGCTGACCGTATTCCACATTCATTGTCTTGCGTGAATTGGAAGTGTATATTGGATTTGCTTTATCCGTGTACTATAATAtctcattttaacatttaaaaaatagtcaGAGGTATCTcatcccctaattcttccataaatTTCTAATAACTGTCAGAAGAAATGTGCCCTGCTAAAAAACGAAATCCAATCAAACCTTGCTCAGAGATTGCCTTCAACCATGGAAACAACATCCCCAACTCCCGCAGCTCCGTTCTAACCACCCTCGGACCTCCTTACCCACATTCCTCTGAGTCTTACCCCGTTACTGTTAACCACCCTTTTCTAAGACAACTTTTTATTGAAGATTGTTTATGTTGTCGTATAAAACATTACCAGCTCCAGGCTGGGGGAAGATAAAGCGCTTGTCACATAAATGTAAAGGCCTTGGAGCAAATTCCCAGAAGCTATGTAAAGCCTTGGGCAGCAGCCTCGGGGTGTAAGAACAGCGTTCCTGAGAGGACTAAAAGGACCGCAGTGCTTGAGGCTGGACTGTGGAGCCTGGCCCCCTAGCTCTACCAGTCCAAGTACTGAGTAACCGACCTCCTCCGAGCCCTACTTTTGATTTAGACCTGTTGGCTTGATCAACACTGGGGTTAATTTGAGCACTAGTATTTCCTCCTTTCTCCAGCCATgccttcccatccccctctcccacccctcccctgcaccttccccttcccctcctcagtTTTATATATCCCTTTGCTCTCCTGCCTGAGAAAGAACTGGATTTCACACCTAATTAAAAAAGATTGTATTGCCTGCTGTTCCCTTTCTTCTCCGTTTTCTCTGATTCTCAGGCAGCTTTTCATTCTCATGCTAAGTCCTAGCCCTGGACCCCTGCAGCTTACAGGACAGGCAGGGGCAAAGTTCCTATAaaacagcaccaagccctccaCCGCCCGACCGCAGGCAGATTTCCCCTCGGGGACTCAGCcctgcctctgcatcatctcttgTGCTCAGGAACAGTCAGTTGGAATAATTACATCCTCGAGGTCCTTAGGACAGATTCTTGAATGTTCCCAGGGAGTGTCATCACAGACTGACTTTTTTACTCTAGTACAAAGCCAGGTGGGTAGgatattcttttaagaaaatatgaagaGATCTATTTTTAATAACAGTTTTGTCATGCCACTATGGGCTTTCTTACAGCAAGTGATGTGGCGTTTTCAAATACACAAAAATCTATGTAAAGTTGTATAGTTTTTGAAGAGTTGGGGTTTCCTGGGGAGGGAGGTTAGTTGGTTTGGGGGtgtctgggttgttttttttttttttttttttttccttgcttattTTGAATAGCCCAGATGCCTATTCAGTGCCAATCTTAGGAAGAATGGACTTAGCATTTTCACACCATTCCTTCCTATACAGTTCTTGAATACCATCTAATCAAGATTTGTTTTCAATGGGGGACAAATCTACAGTAGGCTATTTCAAATGTATTCCATTGGAATCTATACGTTAATGCCCACTGGATGAAAAGGACATGCTCACAAAAGCCTGGACTTTGCCTCACTGTGGCAGAAACTTTCCCACTGTATTcgagttaaaaataaaagcaagcctgGGAAAGGAATTGCCTCTGCATTGTATGCTGGAGGATAGAGGCATGCCTGAATGGAGAGGCAAAGTTTCTCCATCGCATCTGTACCACCACCAGCGAAAGAGAAGCCAGCCTTTCATGGCAGCCCACTGCAGTGGGGGCCAAGTGTACTCAGGGAGATGTTTAGAGTCTTGTCCATACAAATCCAGATGGCTGATAAGGTTGGCTTGTATCTGCACAAGGGTTTACATTTGCCTCTCTGGTATTCAGTGAAACTGATTAGACTCATATAGAATATTTAGCAAATAACCTGGTTGTTTAGATTGGCTAAATCTTCAGTCAAACAAGCAGATTTTTCTCATGAAGTTGttcttgtgcatgtgcatgcatgcatgtgtgaatatgtaagATGAAATAGGTTTTTAATACTATTTTAATACCCCCCCTCTCAAATGAGAATGAGAAAGGTCCTAGATCCTTGGCAATTAAAGTGCCACTCCTCAGAGCACCAAGAAGTGTGGATTCTAATCCCAACTCTGCTAGTTCTTGCTGAACTTTGATGAAATCAGGTAGAAACTTTTAGAACCATAACATTCTCTTACCTCAAACAGAAACAGCAATCTCTACCTGTGTAGAAAGAGAAGTGTGCTAATAAGGAGCCCACCCTGCCCAGAAATGTTGATTTTCCTCCCATCAGTATATAGCTATTTAACTGTGCTGCTTGATATCTGTTGCATGCtctcacatgtatgtgtatatgtttaagCTACAGTGAAGTCTGGAGGCCTAGAAGCCAAAGGCTGGAGGCAgatctttttaacttttaagttgAGAGCTGATGGTTGAAGCAGCTGTATGGACCCTTGATGCCAGCTCCCATCGAGAGACAAAGCATGTGATGTCGTGGAACTCTGAAGAGAGCAATCCAGAGCCATAACACTTGGGTTCATATACCAGCTCTTCCACTATCTACCCGTGCAGCTTTGAGCACATTGCATGATTTCTCAGCCTGGTATATAAGTGAGGATAGTAATACAGTCTGTTCCCCATGGTTACTCAGAATTAAATAGTATAATATGCATAGAGTGGTTTGGATAGTGTTTGACAGATAATAAGGCTTGAAGAAAAGTTTGCCCTTATCATTTTCCTTCTATAAATGCATATATCTAGAATATAAAATTCAGCAAGATGCTAGAACATGATCTACTGACTCAATTCCTGGACAGCCATTCCTGAATTATTAGTATCTTCATTTGGGGATATATTTTGTAATAACATATATATTGGGGGTTTGCCATAATCATTCAATTATGCAACTAGAATTTTATGATTACATGAAAAATACAGTATAATACAGTCTTTCAGGCACATAATAAACCTGATGGAAAGTGAAAGAGGTTGCATCACTGAATGATACAAGAGCTTAGAGCATTTGTTATGCTTGGAGGATCATGAGAGGGGTCATGTAGAAAGTGGGGTAGATAGATCAGGGACTTCCCTAAGCAGGCCCTTGTTctaaagcagaggagaaagaagctgAGAGGCAGACACACCTGCTGTGCACAGCGAGGTCCTCTGGGGTTGCTCACTACAGAACAGAGACCTACATTACAACTGATGTTCTAGAACGTACTGTGCAGGCCACTTGATTCACCTGATAGCTTAGCTATGTATTCATAATTTTCTCACCATTGTTGCCAAATACATGACAAACAGAACAATCCTTGAGGAAGTGTCCTAGACTGATAAAGACCCTGACCCAAAGTCactagaggaggaaagggtttatgatGTTTCACAGGTTAGAGGCCATTaccaaggacagccaaggcaggAATGAAGAAGGGAAATTtggtcagaatatattgtataaaaaaatattttcaattaaaaaagcaaagataggaaggaagaagtcTTTGGGAGGAGCTGCAGCAGAACCAGCAGGAGCaatgtgttgtggtttgaataagaatggcccccatagacttaagtatttgaatgcttaggcaGCAGGAAGTGGCCCTATTTGAGAATCTTTTGGAGCTATGGCTTTGttaaagtaggtgtggccttattggaggaagggTCTCACTGGGGAAGGGCTTTCAAAAGACCAAGCCCAGCCAAGCGTCTCTCTCCTGCTGCCAGTTCAGATGTGGAACTCTCcactacttctccagcaccaaataTGCCTCTGTACCTCCAcagtgataatggactaaacctctggaactgtaagcaagcccagattgaatgctttattttataagagttgccttggtcatagcatctcttcacaacaatagagcactgactaagacaacttgCTTCCCCAGCTCCTGCTCAGCCGCATTTCTCTTACTACCCCAAACCATCTGCCCAGTGCTGGCAAAGCTCTCCttcatcaattagcaatcaagaaaatgcccaataAAAATGGGTTAATCTGATGGATGCCATTCCTCAAATGGGATTCTCTCCCTTGGTGTCTGGCCtatttcaagttgacaaaaaccaactaGCACTGGGAAGAAAGATTTGTCTTGGCTCGTGGTTTCAGAAGGTTCAACCCATGCTTTCTCTTGGTCCCATTGTAATGAACACATATGGCAGGACACAGAGATAAGCTCATCATACACAGGAAGCAGATAGAGAAAATCCAAGAAGCCATGGCAAGATACAGTCCCAAAGGGCACATCGCCAGTGATTACTTCCTCCAACCAAGCTGTACCTCTGACGGTTAACCACCTCCCCCAAATAGCATCTTTTTATGAAATCTATGAAGGGCTTAGTTTAATTCATTAACTCCGACCCCTCATAATCTAATTATCAGTGATAATGCCCTCATAGACAGAACTAGAAGTGTTCCTTACTAATCTTTTAGGCACCCTTTAATCCAATCATGTTTTCTGTCAAAATAAAAGTTGTGAAGTTACAAGTATGGTTCTGACTGAAGAATGGCTCATGGAAAGGTATTCTTCAGAGACGTCTGAGGGGTGATGTAGGAAAACGGGAAATCCCTGGGACTGTGCCATAGCCATCTGCTTTCTTCTCAGTATGGAATGGTGTTAACAACATTGTCACCTGTGTAGACAGTCTGGAACATAGGGGTGGCAGTCGGTCAGATGAGCAGAGCCTCCAGAGATTATTTTCTCCCTTCTGGGAACAGTGTAAAAGTTCTGCAAAACACCCTATTGCTCAGATTAAGTTAATGCATTACCTCCAGTGTACTCCTGCTCTCCTGGTCTAATTATTTACTCTAAGCACCCATCTTAAATGATAAATGTGATCCACCTAGCATGATCCCACTCAGCACATCCACTCTGGCCTTCAAAGCATTCCTTCTttctgggagtggtggcacaagcACTCGTTtaattctggaggcagaggcaggaggatctctgagttcgaggccagcctagtctacttgtgagttccaggacagcctgagtggcacagtgagagcctgtctcaagaaacacaCAATGAAACCCtttcctcagcagcagcagcagcagcagcagcagcagcagcagcagcagcagcagcagccgaaTCCCACAGATCTCTCATCTGAGAGAGTGTGCAGACTGTCAAGGGTGGTAGGAGAGAAGAGATACAGAAGCAGCCAGAAAGTGGGTATCATTGCTGCCTACTGATAGAATAAGAAGTGTCCGTAACttgagggcaggaattcaagtTTCCCAGAAGGCTTGGGATTAGTACTGTCCAGAGTGAGGCAGGGTGGAGTGGTCTTTGCACCATTCTACAGTTAAAGGAATAGCAGGCAACAACCCATCTGGTGGTTATCCTATTAGAAAACAACATCGCCTGAATTTCttcacacttgatcttagccaaaaggctgggAAGCAATTCACATGAATTTCTTGTGGATCCATATGAATGCAATATCCAAAGTAGCTAGGATATTAAGTCCAgaggtgtggggggtgggggagggaactCAAGACATTGTTTGCCTAGGCTGTGTGTGCAGTATCCCCAGCTTTCTCCCCGCTTGTGTGTGCATCTGCCAGGTGGGTGGTTCTGGCTTTACTCTTCTAAGACCCGAGTTAGAAACGCCATCAGCTATGTATGACTGTGTGCCCTGTCTTGTATTTGCCTCACTAACTACAGGTGACATCAGTTGCAAGGGGATGACCGAGCGCATTCACAGCATCAACCTTCACAACTTCAGCAATTCCGTGCTCGAGACCCTCAACGAGCAGCGCAACCGTGGCCACTTCTGTGACGTGACGGTTCGCATCCACGGGAGCATGCTGCGCGCACATCGCTGCGTGCTGGCAGCCGGCAGCCCCTTCTTCCAAGACAAGCTGCTGCTGGGCTACAGCGACATCGAAATCCCGTCAGTGGTGTCCGTGCAGTCGGTGCAAAAGCTCATTGACTTCATGTACAGCGGTGTGCTGAGAGTCTCACAGTCGGAAGCTCTGCAGATCCTCACAGCCgccagcatcctgcagatcaaaACAGTCATAGATGAGTGCACGCGCATCGTGTCGCAGAACGTGGGCGATGTGTTCCCAGGCATCCAAGATTCTGGCCAGGACACACCAAGAGGCACACCAGAGTCAGGCACATCTGGCCAGAGCAGTGACACGGAATCAGGCTACCTGCAGAGCCACCCACAGCATAGTGTGGACCGAATCTACTCGGCACTCTATGCTTGCTCCATGCAGAATGGCAGCGGCGAGCGCTCCTTCTACAGTGGTGCAGTGGTCAGCCACCACGAAACTGCTCTCGGCCTGCCCCGCGACCACCACATGGAAGACCCCAGCTGGATCACACGCATCCATGAGCGCTCCCAGCAAATGGAGCGCTACCTGTCCACCACCCCTGAGACCACGCACTGCCGCAAGCAGCCCCGGCCTGTGCGCATCCAGACCCTGGTGGGTAACATCCACATCAAGCAGGAAATGGAAGATGACTATGACTACTATGGGCAGCAAAGGGTGCAGATCCTAGAACGCAATGAATCCGAGGAGTGCACAGAAGACACTGACcaggcagagggcacagagagcgAGCCCAAAGGTGAAAGCTTTGATTCTGGGGTCAGCTCCTCCATAGGCACTGAACCTGACTCAGTGGAGCAACAGTTTGGGGCAGCAGCCCCAAGGGACGGTCAGGCGGAACCCGCCCAACCTGAGCAAGCAGCAGAAGCCCCAGCTGAGAGCAGTGCCCAGCCAAACCAGCTAGAACCAGGTGCCTCCTCTCCCGAGAGAAGCAACGAGGCAGAGATGGACAACACAGTCATCACTGTCAGTAACAGCTCCGATAAGGGCGTCCTACAGCAGCCTTCCGTCAACACATCCATCGGGCAGCCATTGCCAAGTACCCAGCTCTATTTACGCCAGACAGAAACCCTCACCAGCAACCTGAGGATGCCTCTGACCTTGACCAGCAACACACAGGTCATTGGCACCGCTGGCAACACCTATCTGCCAGCCCTCTTCACTACCCAGCCCGCGGGCAGTGGCCCC contains:
- the Zbtb20 gene encoding zinc finger and BTB domain-containing protein 20 isoform X1, whose amino-acid sequence is MQMRKGSSRKKPKTAENQKASEENEITQPGGSSAKPGLPRLNLEAVLSPAAALIHSTQSLTNSHAHTAHTGSSDCEYLGDISCKGMTERIHSINLHNFSNSVLETLNEQRNRGHFCDVTVRIHGSMLRAHRCVLAAGSPFFQDKLLLGYSDIEIPSVVSVQSVQKLIDFMYSGVLRVSQSEALQILTAASILQIKTVIDECTRIVSQNVGDVFPGIQDSGQDTPRGTPESGTSGQSSDTESGYLQSHPQHSVDRIYSALYACSMQNGSGERSFYSGAVVSHHETALGLPRDHHMEDPSWITRIHERSQQMERYLSTTPETTHCRKQPRPVRIQTLVGNIHIKQEMEDDYDYYGQQRVQILERNESEECTEDTDQAEGTESEPKGESFDSGVSSSIGTEPDSVEQQFGAAAPRDGQAEPAQPEQAAEAPAESSAQPNQLEPGASSPERSNEAEMDNTVITVSNSSDKGVLQQPSVNTSIGQPLPSTQLYLRQTETLTSNLRMPLTLTSNTQVIGTAGNTYLPALFTTQPAGSGPKPFLFSLPQPLTGQQTQFVTVSQPGLSTFTAQLPAPQPLASSAGHSTASGQGDKKPYECTLCNKTFTAKQNYVKHMFVHTGEKPHQCSICWRSFSLKDYLIKHMVTHTGVRAYQCSICNKRFTQKSSLNVHMRLHRGEKSYECYICKKKFSHKTLLERHVALHSASNGTPPAGTPPGARAGPPGVVTCTEGTTYVCSVCPAKFDQIEQFNDHMRMHVSDG
- the Zbtb20 gene encoding zinc finger and BTB domain-containing protein 20 isoform X4 is translated as MLERKKPKTAENQKASEENEITQPGGSSAKPGLPRLNLEAVLSPAAALIHSTQSLTNSHAHTAHTGSSDCDISCKGMTERIHSINLHNFSNSVLETLNEQRNRGHFCDVTVRIHGSMLRAHRCVLAAGSPFFQDKLLLGYSDIEIPSVVSVQSVQKLIDFMYSGVLRVSQSEALQILTAASILQIKTVIDECTRIVSQNVGDVFPGIQDSGQDTPRGTPESGTSGQSSDTESGYLQSHPQHSVDRIYSALYACSMQNGSGERSFYSGAVVSHHETALGLPRDHHMEDPSWITRIHERSQQMERYLSTTPETTHCRKQPRPVRIQTLVGNIHIKQEMEDDYDYYGQQRVQILERNESEECTEDTDQAEGTESEPKGESFDSGVSSSIGTEPDSVEQQFGAAAPRDGQAEPAQPEQAAEAPAESSAQPNQLEPGASSPERSNEAEMDNTVITVSNSSDKGVLQQPSVNTSIGQPLPSTQLYLRQTETLTSNLRMPLTLTSNTQVIGTAGNTYLPALFTTQPAGSGPKPFLFSLPQPLTGQQTQFVTVSQPGLSTFTAQLPAPQPLASSAGHSTASGQGDKKPYECTLCNKTFTAKQNYVKHMFVHTGEKPHQCSICWRSFSLKDYLIKHMVTHTGVRAYQCSICNKRFTQKSSLNVHMRLHRGEKSYECYICKKKFSHKTLLERHVALHSASNGTPPAGTPPGARAGPPGVVTCTEGTTYVCSVCPAKFDQIEQFNDHMRMHVSDG
- the Zbtb20 gene encoding zinc finger and BTB domain-containing protein 20 isoform X5, with amino-acid sequence MTERIHSINLHNFSNSVLETLNEQRNRGHFCDVTVRIHGSMLRAHRCVLAAGSPFFQDKLLLGYSDIEIPSVVSVQSVQKLIDFMYSGVLRVSQSEALQILTAASILQIKTVIDECTRIVSQNVGDVFPGIQDSGQDTPRGTPESGTSGQSSDTESGYLQSHPQHSVDRIYSALYACSMQNGSGERSFYSGAVVSHHETALGLPRDHHMEDPSWITRIHERSQQMERYLSTTPETTHCRKQPRPVRIQTLVGNIHIKQEMEDDYDYYGQQRVQILERNESEECTEDTDQAEGTESEPKGESFDSGVSSSIGTEPDSVEQQFGAAAPRDGQAEPAQPEQAAEAPAESSAQPNQLEPGASSPERSNEAEMDNTVITVSNSSDKGVLQQPSVNTSIGQPLPSTQLYLRQTETLTSNLRMPLTLTSNTQVIGTAGNTYLPALFTTQPAGSGPKPFLFSLPQPLTGQQTQFVTVSQPGLSTFTAQLPAPQPLASSAGHSTASGQGDKKPYECTLCNKTFTAKQNYVKHMFVHTGEKPHQCSICWRSFSLKDYLIKHMVTHTGVRAYQCSICNKRFTQKSSLNVHMRLHRGEKSYECYICKKKFSHKTLLERHVALHSASNGTPPAGTPPGARAGPPGVVTCTEGTTYVCSVCPAKFDQIEQFNDHMRMHVSDG
- the Zbtb20 gene encoding zinc finger and BTB domain-containing protein 20 isoform X3, with translation MLERKKPKTAENQKASEENEITQPGGSSAKPGLPRLNLEAVLSPAAALIHSTQSLTNSHAHTAHTGSSDCEYLGDISCKGMTERIHSINLHNFSNSVLETLNEQRNRGHFCDVTVRIHGSMLRAHRCVLAAGSPFFQDKLLLGYSDIEIPSVVSVQSVQKLIDFMYSGVLRVSQSEALQILTAASILQIKTVIDECTRIVSQNVGDVFPGIQDSGQDTPRGTPESGTSGQSSDTESGYLQSHPQHSVDRIYSALYACSMQNGSGERSFYSGAVVSHHETALGLPRDHHMEDPSWITRIHERSQQMERYLSTTPETTHCRKQPRPVRIQTLVGNIHIKQEMEDDYDYYGQQRVQILERNESEECTEDTDQAEGTESEPKGESFDSGVSSSIGTEPDSVEQQFGAAAPRDGQAEPAQPEQAAEAPAESSAQPNQLEPGASSPERSNEAEMDNTVITVSNSSDKGVLQQPSVNTSIGQPLPSTQLYLRQTETLTSNLRMPLTLTSNTQVIGTAGNTYLPALFTTQPAGSGPKPFLFSLPQPLTGQQTQFVTVSQPGLSTFTAQLPAPQPLASSAGHSTASGQGDKKPYECTLCNKTFTAKQNYVKHMFVHTGEKPHQCSICWRSFSLKDYLIKHMVTHTGVRAYQCSICNKRFTQKSSLNVHMRLHRGEKSYECYICKKKFSHKTLLERHVALHSASNGTPPAGTPPGARAGPPGVVTCTEGTTYVCSVCPAKFDQIEQFNDHMRMHVSDG
- the Zbtb20 gene encoding zinc finger and BTB domain-containing protein 20 isoform X2, giving the protein MQMRKGSSRKKPKTAENQKASEENEITQPGGSSAKPGLPRLNLEAVLSPAAALIHSTQSLTNSHAHTAHTGSSDCDISCKGMTERIHSINLHNFSNSVLETLNEQRNRGHFCDVTVRIHGSMLRAHRCVLAAGSPFFQDKLLLGYSDIEIPSVVSVQSVQKLIDFMYSGVLRVSQSEALQILTAASILQIKTVIDECTRIVSQNVGDVFPGIQDSGQDTPRGTPESGTSGQSSDTESGYLQSHPQHSVDRIYSALYACSMQNGSGERSFYSGAVVSHHETALGLPRDHHMEDPSWITRIHERSQQMERYLSTTPETTHCRKQPRPVRIQTLVGNIHIKQEMEDDYDYYGQQRVQILERNESEECTEDTDQAEGTESEPKGESFDSGVSSSIGTEPDSVEQQFGAAAPRDGQAEPAQPEQAAEAPAESSAQPNQLEPGASSPERSNEAEMDNTVITVSNSSDKGVLQQPSVNTSIGQPLPSTQLYLRQTETLTSNLRMPLTLTSNTQVIGTAGNTYLPALFTTQPAGSGPKPFLFSLPQPLTGQQTQFVTVSQPGLSTFTAQLPAPQPLASSAGHSTASGQGDKKPYECTLCNKTFTAKQNYVKHMFVHTGEKPHQCSICWRSFSLKDYLIKHMVTHTGVRAYQCSICNKRFTQKSSLNVHMRLHRGEKSYECYICKKKFSHKTLLERHVALHSASNGTPPAGTPPGARAGPPGVVTCTEGTTYVCSVCPAKFDQIEQFNDHMRMHVSDG